From one Mytilus galloprovincialis chromosome 13, xbMytGall1.hap1.1, whole genome shotgun sequence genomic stretch:
- the LOC143057082 gene encoding uncharacterized protein LOC143057082, translated as MVTSDLMKFSIGTKGSNIKKAAGIKGIGSVTNVECDDGYLFKISGESPEAVKQARELLEFKKEQLTVPHHFAGRIIGKAGQEIDEIINKSMVIKIMRRNRPDGVVFNIIGTPESVENAKILLNFKLDALKNTFSSKADGKDTERSEVLSDDENSSDFISVEQKEQICNQLGSSNRGRGNRAGRGGRGGRGSRLRGGQRGRNNHQQAENTVNQNDMRPNVIQQDAYITTTERNDTYVAIGDSLSQESVSGESSSFSINSEKHHQIPGQPNRGRYGNRAGRRGRGGRESRFSGGHRGRNNHQHVENTQNHNRSNVIHEDAQRSKRNDEYLNDSLSKELPSDSEQSSDENQSSSSINNEPQNPNHQQPYRGRLHGNRTERGGRGGRGRFIRGRISQQVENTQNQTDKISDVIQHDVRTNVRKNDFETQELIADSDKSLDDTQSFSSINSEQHNPVHIELPDRVNIEKEGGWGNQDDFIADTSQSKQTEIDDNVGNIALERSSDGVRHKDTRNKPQARDTETLIKSEDSFSPTIKEGTNTRHQAQVVKIQGCEEADDESMQMDDDSLSQSSLNSGTRIRRRGAHFSVRGSSKQNRKGSRIRGGLRLRHHHQQKHKMTDDLDKNINSKVDISSGFDDKFSTVEDVTNSLAKFNTLLEDTPKVKIQTESKEMKEKRLKEEALDEVNEMELLKFLVHSLGGGCSLDLFGCTAGSVPTMRSVYDLFHAFEGIREWFNTRSNKFHIYRDGSKIVYIAPFYKDLNICKHFFNFSKPTICDNQNCNFFHVCRNFVRGNCKRRHCSFPHDLNLAQNVRIKTKYGLDDFTDSDIIVLLNWKFPRLCPHYIYEHGGCKETENKSEACPYLHYCKDYFFGKCDRGDGCRYKHSFSDPHNKWVLTSCHLGNQNEDVLKRMIYVPSNLEKPEEQEDTEDFSSDDISREESIKSIANEQQTDGRRRFKHLSTFKFNVIQPTIQEKMGIRYTLSSESTVTEDTPESDDSLLVDAAGKKHICLALTKKDCPSSVCSDLHLQNGVPYLWQLKMDGEWVSFLPKDNIIIENAFCSLEQNVQIKDIVYSGSICTVHISFEIVDENMYGIVFDATGSSSNRVIVRRLSTPSFGERYLDIDCYLTQWRWYWKNDHGVWLCYDTDLQTYTLEVKFLKQQKTYLFSRENYKKKYRLSFNSMEQVNLEYGTTRVLIRRPLLVSKEDLLKKNYPKRIVSKAIELYGEDSKPAHFYPWDLANEFELVEIVSSFTKEYNDVLSSFQKTMTRGKYEVRSIYRVQSRKLWSEFETKKKHMHADAEKDNPTFSSIDERSLFHGTDSLDVCRGICINNFDFRKSGKNATVFGEGSYFARDASYSHNYTKASSDFGDRYMFRAKVLVGKFTQGSRTYRRPPEIPGQSHKLYDSCVDHPVDPNIFVIFDRSQSYPEYLINYREKDYGERRISTGTTHSSVSSYPLSTGTSQHPIHQRVPPVSSAYSSGGTSLGVAQKPVQSSMHSASSTAYSQRGTSFGTATRFNSNYVSAPNAPRGRSSGTSPIYNPVSNSASSMGNSSSSSGNQPSSSQNYSNNSRKQDKDCAIL; from the exons ATGGTCACAtcagatttaatgaaattttcCATTGGTACCAAAGGTTCTAACATCAAGAAAGCTGCAGGCATAAAAGGCATTGGGTCTGTAACTAACGTGGAATGTGATGATGGATATCTGTTTAAAATTAGTGGTGAG TCTCCAGAAGCTGTTAAACAAGCTAGAGAGTTGTTGGAGTTCAAGAAAGAGCAACTAACAGTACCACACCATTTTGCAG GACGTATAATTGGCAAGGCTGGGCAAGAAATAGATGAGATCATAAATAAATCAATGGTAATCAAAATTATGAGACGAAATAGACCTGAT GGTGTTGTCTTCAACATTATTGGTACACCAGAATCTGTAGAAAATGCCAAAATTTTGCTGAATTTCAAATTGGATGCTCTGAag AACACTTTCAGTAGCAAAGCAGATGGTAAAGATACGGAAAGGAGTGAAGTATTGTCAGATGATGAAAATTCTTCTGATTTTATCAGCGTTGAACAAAAAGAGCAAATTTGTAATCAACTGGGCTCATCAAATAGAGGGAGAGGAAATAGAGCAGGAAGAGGGGGAAGGGGAGGGAGAGGGAGTAGATTGAGAGGAGGTCAAAGGGGAAGAAATAATCACCAACAAGCAGAAAACACAGTAAACCAAAATGATATGAGACCCAATGTCATTCAGCAAGATGCTTACATAACTACTACTGAAAGAAATGATACATATGTTGCAATTGGTGATTCATTATCTCAAGAATCAGTTTCTGGAGAGTCTTCATCTTTTTCCATCAATAGTGAAAAGCACCATCAAATTCCTGGACAACCAAATAGAGGTAGATATGGTAACAGAGCAGGAAGAAGAGGCAGGGGAGGGAGAGAAAGTAGGTTTAGTGGGGGTCACAGGGGGAGAAATAATCACCAACATGTGGAAAACACACAAAACCACAATAGATCAAATGTCATTCATGAAGATGCTCAACGTTCTAAAAGAAATGATGAATATCTAAATGACTCTTTATCCAAAGAATTGCCATCAGATTCTGAGCAGTCTTCAGATGAAAATCAATCTTCTTCTTCAATCAATAATGAACCGCAAAATCCCAATCATCAACAACCATATAGAGGTAGATTACATGGTAATAGAACAGAAAGAGGTGGCAGGGGAGGGAGAGGAAGATTTATTAGGGGAAGAATTAGTCAACAAGTGGAAAACACACAAAATCAAACAGATAAGATATCAGATGTCATTCAGCATGATGTCAGAACTAATGTAAGAAAGAATGATTTTGAAACTCAAGAGTTGATTGCAGATTCTGATAAATCATTAGATGACACACAATCATTTTCTTCCATCAATAGTGAACAACACAATCCAGTTCACATTGAGCTACCAGATAGAGTAAATATAGAAAAAGAGGGTGGGTGGGGAAATCAGGATGATTTTATTGCTGATACTTCTCAATCTAAACAAACAGAGATTGATGATAATGTTGGAAATATTGCTTTAGAACGAAGTAGTGATGGAGTGAGACATAAAGATACTAGGAATAAACCTCAAGCCAGAGATACTGAAACATTAATAAAGTCAGAAGACTCTTTTTCCCCGACAATTAAAGAAGGGACCAATACAAGGCATCAAGCTCAAGTTGTTAAGATTCAAGGTTGTGAGGAGGCTGATGATGAATCTATGCAAATGGATGATGATAGTCTTTCTCAATCTTCTTTAAACTCTGGTACACGAATAAGGAGGAGAGGTGCACATTTTTCAGTCAGAGGAAGTAGTAAACAAAACAGAAAAGGAAGTAGGATTAGAGGAGGATTGAGACTAAGACATCATCATCAACAGAAACATAAAATGACAGATGATTTAGATAAGAATATAAATTCTAAAGTAGACATATCCAGTGGTTTTGATGACAAGTTTTCAACAGTTGAAGATGTTACTAATTCTTTAGCAAAATTTAATACATTACTAGAAGATACCCCAAAGGTTAAAATACAaactgaaagtaaagaaatgaaagaaaaacgaCTCAAAGAAGAAGCACTAGATGAAGTAAATGAAATGGAATTACTTAAATTTCTTGTTCATTCACTTGGGGGAGGCTGTAGTTTGGATTTGTTTGGTTGTACTGCAGGCAGTGTGCCAACTATGCGTTCtgtttatgatttatttcatgCATTTGAGGGAATAAGAGAATGGTTCAACACAAGGTCAAACAAATTTCATATCTACAGAGATGGATCAAAAATAGTCTACATTGCTCCTTTTTACAAGGACCTGAATATTTGCAAGCACTTTTTCAATTTCTCAAAGCCAACAATTTGTGACAATCAGAACTGTAATTTCTTCCATGTTTGTAGGAATTTTGTGAGAGGGAATTGTAAAAGACGCCATTGCAGCTTTCCTCATGACTTGAATTTGGCTCAGAATGTtagaatcaaaacaaaatatggaCTTGACGATTTTACAGACTCTGACATAATTGTCTTACTAAACTGGAAATTTCCAAGATTATGCCCCCATTATATATATGAACATGGTGGATGTAAAGAAACTGAAAATAAAAGTGAAGCCTGTCCATATCTACATTATTGTAAAGATTATTTCTTTGGGAAATGTGACAGGGGTGATGGTTGTAGGTATAAACACTCATTTTCAGATCCCCATAATAAGTGGGTGTTAACATCTTGTCATCTAGGCAATCAGAATGAAGACGTTTTGAAAAGAATGATTTATGTTCCTTCTAATTTAGAGAAACCGGAGGAACAGGAAGATACAGAAGATTTTTCATCAGATGACATTTCAAGGGAAGAAAGCATTAAATCTATagccaatgaacaacagacagatGGGAGAAGAAGGTTTAAACATCTTTCAACGTTCAAGTTTAATGTAATTCAACCAACAATACAAGAAAAAATGGGGATAAGATATACATTGTCTAGTGAATCTACAGTCACTGAAGATACCCCAGAATCAGATGATAGTCTGCTGGTAGATGCTGCTGGGAAAAAAcacatatgtttagcattgacgAAGAAAGATTGCCCAAGCTCTGTATGTTCAGATTTACATTTACAGAATGGTGTCCCATACTTATGGCAGTTAAAAATGGATGGGGAATGGGTGTCATTTCTACCAAAGGACAacattataattgaaaatgcCTTCTGCTCACTTGAACAGAATGTACAGATTAAG GATATTGTCTATTCTGGAAGCATATGTACAGTTCATATAAGCTTTGAGATTGTAGATGAAAATATGTATGGGATTGTATTTGATGCTACTGGTAGTAGTTCTAATAGGGTTATTGTTAGACGTCTTAGTACTCCATCATTTGGTGAGAGATACCTGGATATAGATTGTTACCTTACACAATGGAGATGGTATTGGAAAAATGACCATGGTGTGTGGTTATGTTATGATACA GATTTACAGACTTACACATTGGAGGTGAAATTTCTAAAACAACAGAAGACATATTTGTTTTCAAgagaaaactataaaaaaaaatatagattatcCTTCAACTCAATGGAACAGGTCAACTTGGAATATGGAACAACTAGAGTACTTATTAGACGTCCATTACTTGTTTCAAAAGAAgatcttctgaaaaaaaatta TCCAAAGAGAATTGTGAGTAAAGCTATTGAACTCTACGGTGAAGATTCTAAACCAGCACATTTTTATCCATGGGATCTTGCTAATGAGTTTGAATTGGTTGAAATAGTCTCTTCATTTACTAAGGAATATAATGATGTCCTGAGTTCATTCCAGAAGACTATGACTAGGGGAAAATATGAAGTCAGATCTATTTATAGAGTCCAGAGCAGGAAACTGTGGTCAGAGTTTGAGAC CAAGAAGAAACACATGCATGCTGATGCAGAAAAAGACAATCCCACATTTTCATCAATAGATGAAAGGTCTCTGTTTCATGGCACAGATTCTCTAGACGTTTGCAGAGGCATATGcataaacaattttgattttcGAAAAAGTGGTAAAAACGCAACAGTTTTTGGAGAGGGATCATATTTTGCTAGGGATGCAAGTTATAGTCATAATTACACAAAAGCGTCCTCAGATTTTGGTGATAGATACATGTTCAGAGCCAAAGTGTTAGTTGGAAAATTTACACAAGGTAGTAGAACCTATCGCAGACCACCAGAAATACCAGGGCAGAGTCATAAACTGTATGATTCTTGTGTTGACCATCCAGTAGATCCAAACATTTTCGTCATTTTTGACAGGAGTCAAAGTTACCCAGAATATCTAATTAACTACAGAGAGAAGGATTATGGTGAGAGAAGAATTTCTACAGGGACAACACATAGTTCAGTATCATCGTATCCATTATCAACAGGAACTTCTCAGCACCCAATACATCAAAGAGTGCCTCCAGTAAGTTCTGCCTACTCCTCAGGAGGAACCAGTTTAGGAGTTGCACAGAAACCAGTACAATCAAGTATGCATTCAGCAAGTTCTACTGCCTACTCCCAAAGAGGAACTAGTTTTGGAACTGCAACTAGATTTAATTCTAATTATGTTTCAGCACCAAATGCACCAAGAGGAAGGAGTTCAGGGACTTCACCAATATATAATCCGGTTTCTAATTCAGCATCAAGTATGGGGAATAGCTCAAGTTCATCTGGTAACCAACCATCTTCATCACAGAACTACTCAAACAATAGTAGAAAACAGGATAAAGATTGTGCTATCTTGTAA